One Thermococcus kodakarensis KOD1 genomic window carries:
- a CDS encoding mRNA surveillance protein pelota gives MQILEEKPKEGKVKVKAETLDDLWHLYHIIDPGDIVYAKTLRKQAQRADSLRAEKVEVIPVFLGVQAEKINFHKFANQVRVTGPIVYASREDVPLGKYHTIAIEQGTVVTIQKPRWKEHHIERLKEAVAASKRARVMIVVIDDGEADMALVREYGVEILNSIRHNLGGKRYNTDRESEEMKFFHDVAKTMEEVMKRENVEKAIVAGPGFVKEDFYKFLKEKYPELAKKVVIEDTSVTGRTGIYEVIKRGVVDRVYQENRVAKEVQLVEKVLENIARNNGLVAYGLKEVEEAVNYGAVETLLVLDELLKGELREKVEELMDAVRYSRGEVVVVSSEHEGGEKLKALGGLAALLRFRVK, from the coding sequence ATGCAGATACTCGAAGAAAAGCCCAAGGAAGGCAAGGTGAAAGTGAAGGCGGAGACCCTTGACGACCTCTGGCACCTTTACCACATAATAGACCCCGGGGACATCGTCTACGCCAAAACCCTCAGGAAGCAGGCCCAGAGAGCTGATTCCTTAAGGGCGGAGAAGGTCGAGGTCATACCGGTTTTCCTCGGAGTCCAAGCGGAAAAGATAAACTTCCACAAGTTTGCCAATCAGGTGCGCGTTACCGGGCCAATAGTCTACGCCAGCAGGGAAGACGTCCCGCTCGGCAAGTACCACACGATAGCGATAGAGCAGGGAACCGTCGTGACCATCCAGAAGCCGCGGTGGAAGGAGCACCACATTGAGAGGCTTAAGGAAGCTGTTGCGGCTTCCAAGAGGGCCCGCGTGATGATAGTGGTTATTGACGATGGCGAGGCGGATATGGCCCTTGTCAGGGAGTACGGGGTTGAGATACTAAACAGCATACGCCACAACCTCGGCGGGAAGAGATACAACACGGACAGGGAGAGCGAGGAGATGAAGTTCTTCCACGACGTTGCGAAGACTATGGAAGAGGTAATGAAGCGCGAGAACGTCGAGAAGGCAATAGTTGCTGGCCCTGGCTTCGTCAAGGAGGACTTCTACAAGTTCCTGAAGGAGAAGTATCCGGAGCTGGCCAAGAAAGTTGTAATCGAGGATACCAGCGTCACTGGAAGGACGGGCATCTACGAGGTCATAAAGCGCGGGGTTGTTGACAGGGTCTATCAGGAAAACCGCGTCGCGAAGGAAGTCCAGCTGGTTGAGAAAGTCCTAGAAAACATCGCCAGGAACAACGGGCTGGTTGCCTACGGCCTTAAGGAAGTCGAGGAGGCTGTGAACTACGGCGCGGTTGAGACGCTCTTGGTCCTTGACGAGCTCCTTAAGGGTGAACTCAGGGAGAAGGTCGAGGAGCTGATGGACGCGGTGAGGTACTCCCGCGGAGAGGTCGTTGTAGTCAGCTCGGAGCACGAAGGTGGAGAGAAGCTGAAGGCCCTCGGCGGACTTGCGGCACTGTTGAGGTTCAGGGTGAAGTAA
- a CDS encoding type II toxin-antitoxin system RelE family toxin has protein sequence MSYELILSGKSEKALKKAPPEDRKRIVSALFKLKENPWAMQYKKLRGYPFYRVRVGDWRIIYTVDDEARIVYVVRLGKREGVYDSL, from the coding sequence ATGAGCTATGAACTAATCCTGAGCGGGAAAAGTGAAAAAGCACTAAAAAAAGCTCCTCCTGAAGATAGAAAGCGAATTGTTAGCGCTCTTTTTAAACTGAAGGAGAATCCCTGGGCAATGCAATATAAGAAGCTTAGAGGCTATCCTTTCTATCGTGTTCGCGTTGGAGACTGGAGGATAATATACACCGTGGATGACGAGGCTAGGATCGTTTACGTTGTACGTTTAGGAAAGCGCGAAGGGGTCTACGACAGCCTTTGA
- the pepQ gene encoding Xaa-Pro dipeptidase PepQ — protein sequence MRIERLKEFIAEKELDGVLITHKPNLFYFTGSAPVLGGYLVVTADEELFLVPQLEYEEARESSRVPVEYFKRGAELYERLKAFNLKKLGIEGRTSYSSVQSLKEKAGVEEFAVVDDVIKELRMVKTPEEIEVIKRACQIADKAMLVAIEEVREGVREREVAAKMEYVMKMEGAEKTAFDTIIASGWRSALPHGVASDKRIERGELVVIDEGALFNHYHSDMTRTVVVGSPNEKQREIYEIVLEAQKKGVEEARPGITAKELDTIVRDVIAEYGYGDYFIHSTGHGVGLEIHEWPGINQNDETVLKPGMVITVEPGIYLPKFGGVRIEDTIVITENGAERLTKTERELI from the coding sequence ATGAGGATCGAAAGGCTGAAGGAGTTCATAGCGGAGAAGGAGCTGGACGGTGTTCTGATAACCCACAAGCCAAACCTGTTCTACTTCACCGGTTCCGCCCCGGTTCTCGGCGGCTACCTCGTGGTTACCGCCGATGAAGAGCTCTTCCTCGTTCCACAGCTCGAGTATGAAGAGGCCAGGGAGAGCTCAAGAGTTCCGGTTGAGTACTTCAAGAGGGGAGCGGAGCTTTACGAGAGACTGAAGGCCTTCAACCTCAAGAAACTGGGCATCGAGGGGAGGACGAGCTACTCCAGTGTCCAGAGCCTTAAGGAAAAGGCTGGCGTTGAGGAGTTTGCCGTCGTTGACGACGTCATCAAGGAGCTCAGAATGGTTAAGACTCCAGAGGAGATTGAGGTCATAAAGCGGGCCTGTCAGATAGCGGACAAGGCCATGCTCGTCGCCATAGAAGAGGTGCGTGAGGGAGTGAGAGAGAGGGAAGTCGCGGCCAAGATGGAGTACGTTATGAAGATGGAGGGGGCTGAAAAGACAGCATTCGACACGATAATAGCAAGCGGGTGGCGCTCGGCGCTTCCGCACGGAGTAGCGAGCGACAAGAGGATTGAGAGGGGAGAGCTCGTCGTCATTGACGAGGGAGCGCTCTTCAACCACTACCATTCCGACATGACGAGAACCGTTGTAGTCGGCTCGCCGAACGAGAAGCAGAGGGAAATCTATGAGATCGTCCTCGAGGCACAGAAGAAGGGCGTCGAAGAGGCGAGGCCCGGGATAACAGCTAAAGAGCTCGACACTATCGTCAGGGACGTGATAGCTGAATACGGCTACGGGGACTATTTCATCCACTCGACCGGTCACGGCGTCGGCCTTGAGATTCACGAGTGGCCGGGGATAAACCAGAATGACGAGACCGTTCTCAAGCCGGGGATGGTGATAACAGTCGAGCCCGGCATCTACCTCCCGAAGTTCGGCGGCGTCAGGATAGAAGACACCATCGTCATCACGGAGAACGGCGCCGAGAGGCTCACGAAGACGGAGAGGGAGCTTATTTGA
- a CDS encoding HAD family hydrolase, with translation MTVYLFDFDGTLVDSTGAVEKALRIAIEKTIPAVIESDLYDEYYKALFLFIKGKLTYQHLGVIHELVAQGTIHEYYRQMPKYIKDFPHARRVIRTLRKRGRTVISFSGEHTYPGGKVIFLKRTKWYDEFDEVITFKSTKDMLTKFETLRELYPDEPFVWVDDSPSRFTYILDENTLLVQKASPHKSDVALLFERQNFLKIKSLIEVLEIDDGLSEFL, from the coding sequence GTGACGGTTTACCTCTTTGACTTCGACGGAACCCTCGTGGACAGCACCGGTGCAGTCGAAAAGGCCCTTCGAATAGCCATTGAGAAGACGATACCAGCGGTCATAGAGAGCGACCTCTACGATGAGTACTACAAGGCCCTCTTCCTTTTCATAAAGGGCAAGCTGACATACCAGCACCTCGGCGTCATCCACGAGCTTGTAGCCCAGGGCACGATACACGAGTACTATCGTCAGATGCCCAAGTACATCAAGGATTTTCCCCACGCGAGGAGGGTCATCAGAACTCTAAGAAAGCGCGGGAGAACGGTTATCAGCTTCTCCGGCGAGCACACCTACCCAGGAGGTAAGGTGATATTCCTCAAGAGGACGAAGTGGTACGATGAGTTCGACGAGGTGATAACCTTCAAGAGCACGAAAGACATGCTGACGAAATTCGAGACTCTCAGAGAGCTCTATCCAGACGAGCCGTTTGTCTGGGTGGACGACAGCCCCAGCAGGTTTACGTACATCCTCGATGAAAACACCCTGTTAGTGCAGAAGGCCTCACCACACAAGAGCGACGTTGCCCTGCTCTTCGAGAGGCAGAACTTTCTGAAAATAAAGTCCCTCATCGAGGTCTTGGAGATAGACGATGGCCTCTCGGAGTTTCTGTGA
- a CDS encoding 50S ribosomal protein L35ae, whose amino-acid sequence MNGTTPWPEAEGVVVVRKAVVLSYVGSHEHRDPNRVILKPLDVNDRGSAARLIGRKVVWRTPTGRKLVGKIVRTHGTRGEVKAVFKPGLPGQALGDYVEIL is encoded by the coding sequence ATGAACGGCACCACACCCTGGCCAGAGGCTGAGGGGGTGGTGGTCGTGAGGAAGGCCGTTGTTCTGTCCTACGTCGGGTCCCACGAGCACAGGGATCCAAACAGGGTGATTCTCAAGCCGCTCGACGTCAACGACAGGGGTAGCGCGGCGAGGCTCATCGGCAGGAAGGTCGTCTGGAGAACTCCAACCGGAAGGAAGCTCGTCGGAAAGATAGTCCGGACTCACGGCACCCGCGGCGAGGTTAAGGCGGTCTTCAAGCCCGGCCTTCCAGGTCAGGCCCTCGGAGACTACGTTGAAATCCTCTGA
- a CDS encoding tRNA (guanine(10)-N(2))-dimethyltransferase, giving the protein MELVAVKEGLARILVPKAERIYDAPVFYNPVMSLNRDISVLAVKVLGPKRVLDALSATGIRGIRYALETPAEEVWLNDISEEAYGLMKKNASLNIDGELYEEGDRSYLWGEKLVVINKGDANRLMAENFRYFDFLDLDPFGSPVEFLDTALRSVRRNGVLAVTATDTGVLCGAYRNACLRKYLAEPIRGPLCHEAGLRILIGTVVRYAAKYDLGVEVLLAYHRDHYFRAFLKLKSGAKKADKSLSQLGFLWADKSGRFEYRRGFLPDKPGASGPLWLGPLKDESFVEELLESARDHPLAHKKTLSFLQLISEELDVPFHYDTHTLARACSLTPPKLDVIIQRLRELGHSATKTHFSPTSVKTDAPFGVVAEVMKNV; this is encoded by the coding sequence ATGGAGCTTGTGGCGGTAAAGGAAGGTCTCGCGAGGATTCTCGTACCGAAGGCCGAGAGGATATACGATGCCCCCGTCTTCTACAATCCCGTAATGTCCCTGAACAGGGACATCAGCGTTCTCGCGGTTAAAGTTCTCGGGCCGAAGAGGGTTTTGGATGCACTCTCCGCAACGGGGATCAGGGGCATACGCTACGCCCTTGAAACTCCAGCGGAAGAGGTGTGGCTCAACGACATCAGCGAGGAAGCTTACGGGCTTATGAAGAAGAACGCGAGCCTCAACATCGATGGGGAGCTCTACGAAGAGGGCGACCGCTCGTATCTCTGGGGGGAAAAGCTCGTCGTTATAAACAAGGGCGACGCCAACAGGCTGATGGCCGAGAACTTCAGGTACTTCGACTTCCTCGACCTTGATCCCTTCGGCTCTCCGGTCGAGTTCCTTGACACCGCCCTCAGGAGCGTGAGGCGGAACGGCGTTCTGGCGGTAACTGCTACAGACACGGGAGTGCTCTGCGGTGCCTACAGGAACGCCTGCCTCAGGAAGTACCTTGCAGAACCTATCCGCGGCCCGCTCTGCCACGAGGCTGGGCTCAGAATACTCATCGGGACAGTGGTTAGGTATGCAGCCAAGTACGACTTGGGGGTCGAAGTCCTGTTAGCTTATCACCGCGACCACTACTTCAGGGCCTTCCTAAAACTTAAGAGCGGGGCGAAGAAAGCCGACAAAAGCCTCTCCCAGCTTGGCTTCCTTTGGGCCGACAAAAGTGGAAGGTTTGAGTACAGAAGGGGCTTTTTACCGGACAAACCCGGGGCGAGCGGTCCCCTCTGGCTCGGCCCGCTGAAGGACGAAAGTTTCGTCGAGGAGCTTCTTGAATCTGCCAGAGACCACCCGCTCGCCCACAAGAAGACGCTGTCATTCCTTCAGCTCATCTCGGAAGAGCTCGACGTTCCCTTCCACTACGACACGCACACCCTAGCTAGAGCCTGCTCCCTGACCCCACCGAAGCTTGATGTCATAATCCAGCGCCTTAGAGAACTTGGCCACAGCGCCACGAAGACCCACTTTTCCCCGACCTCTGTGAAAACGGACGCTCCTTTCGGAGTGGTTGCGGAGGTGATGAAGAATGTCTAG